The following are encoded together in the Juglans microcarpa x Juglans regia isolate MS1-56 chromosome 2D, Jm3101_v1.0, whole genome shotgun sequence genome:
- the LOC121250827 gene encoding systemin receptor SR160-like, whose amino-acid sequence MKPFCPSNSHRCLFLLSFTFLFLHASSASSSSSSGKYAQQLINFKDSLQNSTLLSDWLPSRDPCTFFGISCKGSRVSSINLSSTPLSTNFSLVSAFLLSLDHLETLSLKSTDLSGTIYFAPGSKCNTLLTTLDLSHNSLSGSLSDLSSLASCSGLKSLNLSNNILDSPSSAKDAPKLGLEVLDLSYNNLSGSTVVPWLFPGGCNGLQSLTLKGNKLTGEIAGVSTCDTLQYLDLSSNNFTVAIPSFGDCLALEHLDLSGNKFSGDIGHALSSCSHLAFLNLSSNQFSGPIPALPVENLRLLCLSGNHFLGEIPSWLAGACTYGVLVELDLSANNLSGAVPTGMSACSSLESFDISDNKFSGELPMEIFVKMSNLKKLDLSFNIFLGALPDSLSKLVGLETLDLSSNNLSGTIPSTLCEAPGNSWKELFLQNNLFTGWIPASLSNCSQLVSLDLSFNYLTGKIPSSLGTLPKLRDLIIWLNRLHGEIPHELMYIQTLENLILDFNELTGTIPSGLSNCTNLNWISLSNNRLSGEIPGWIGQLSNLAILKLSNNSFYGSIPPELGDCKSLIWLDLNTNSLNGSIPPALFKQSGNIAVNLISGKTYVYIKNDGSKECHGAGNLLEFAGISQEELNRISTRNPCNFTRVYGGKIQPTFNHNGSMIFLDISHNMLSGSIPKEIGRMFYLYILNLGHNDFSGTIPQELGDLKNLNILDLSSNRLEGSIPQSMTGLSLLTEIDLSNNHLTGAIPGMGQLETFPAYRFQNNSGLCGYPLAKCGENPDSSSNYQHQKSHRRQASLAGSVAMGLLFSLFCIFGLIIVAIETKKRRKKKEAALEGYIESRSHSGTATVSWKLTGAREALSINLATFEKPLRKLTFADLLEATNGFHNDSHIGKGGFGDVYKAQLKDGSIVAIKKLVHISGQGDREFTAEMETIGKIKHRNLVPLLGYCKVGEERLLVYEYMRYGSLEDVLHEQNKVGVKLNWADRRKIAIGAARGLAFLHHNCIPHIIHRDMKSSNVLLDENLEARVSDFGMARLMSAMDTHLSVSTLAGTPGYVPPEYFQSFRCTTRGDVYSYGVVLLELLTGKRPTNSDDFGDNNLVGWVKQHAKLKIIDVFDPELMKEDPNLEIELLQHLRVACACLDDRPWRRPTMIQVMAMFKEIQAGSGMDTQSTIATEDGAFSSVEMVEMTIKEAPELIKQ is encoded by the coding sequence ATGAAACCTTTCTGCCCCTCCAACTCTCACAGGTGTCTTTTCCTCCTCTCCTTCACTTTCCTCTTCCTCCATGCTTCATCAGCatcctcctcttcctcatccGGAAAGTACGCCCAGCAACTCATCAACTTCAAAGACAGTCTCCAAAACTCAACCCTCCTCTCCGACTGGCTGCCCAGCCGAGACCCATGTACTTTCTTCGGTATTTCCTGCAAAGGCTCCCGGGTTTCCTCCATAAACCTCAGCTCCACCCCTCTAAGTACCAACTTCAGCCTCGTCTCGGCTTTCCTCCTCTCCCTTGACCACCTCGAAACCCTTTCTCTGAAATCCACCGACCTCTCCGGCACCATTTATTTTGCTCCCGGATCCAAATGTAACACGTTATTAACCACCCTGGATCTCTCTCACAACAGCCTCTCCGGCTCTCTCTCGGACCTCTCCAGCTTGGCTTCTTGCTCGGGCTTAAAATCGCTCAACCTCTCTAACAATATTCTTGACTCTCCTTCCTCCGCGAAAGACGCTCCGAAACTCGGTCTCGAGGTTCTTGATCTCTCTTACAACAATCTCTCCGGCTCGACCGTTGTCCCCTGGCTCTTTCCGGGTGGTTGCAACGGTTTACAAAGCTTGACCTTGAAGGGAAACAAGCTCACGGGCGAGATAGCGGGCGTCTCCACCTGCGACACCCTGCAGTATCTGGACCTATCGTCCAACAATTTTACTGTGGCTATTCCTTCTTTCGGCGATTGCTTGGCTCTAGAGCACCTCGACTTATCTGGCAACAAGTTCTCAGGGGATATCGGCCATGCCCTCTCCTCGTGCAGCCATCTCGCCTTCTTGAACCTCTCCAGCAACCAGTTCTCGGGTCCCATTCCGGCGCTCCCGGTGGAGAACCTGCGGCTCCTTTGTCTCTCCGGAAACCATTTCCTGGGTGAGATCCCTTCGTGGCTCGCCGGCGCGTGTACTTACGGTGTCCTTGTGGAGCTCGACCTTTCGGCCAACAACCTCTCCGGTGCGGTCCCGACCGGTATGAGCGCTTGTTCTTCGTTGGAATCGTTTGATATCAGTGACAACAAGTTCTCTGGTGAGTTACCGATGGAAATCTTCGTAAAGATGAGCAATTTAAAGAAGCTGGACCTGTCTTTCAACATTTTTCTCGGTGCTTTGCCGGATTCTTTGTCGAAGCTTGTGGGGCTGGAGACGTTGGATCTTAGTTCCAATAATCTTTCCGGCACTATTCCTAGCACTCTCTGCGAAGCTCCCGGTAATAGCTGGAAAGAGCTCTTCTTACAGAACAATCTGTTTACGGGTTGGATTCCCGCGAGTTTGAGCAACTGTTCTCAGTTGGTTTCGCTAGATTTGAGCTTCAATTATCTCACTGGAAAGATCCCTTCAAGCTTGGGAACGCTGCCGAAGCTCCGGGACCTGATAATCTGGTTGAACCGGCTACATGGGGAAATCCCACATGAGCTCATGTACATCCAGACGTTGGAGAATCTGATCCTGGACTTCAACGAGTTGACGGGGACTATTCCCTCGGGGCTAAGCAACTGTACCAATCTGAATTGGATCTCCTTGTCGAACAACCGGCTGAGTGGTGAGATTCCAGGGTGGATCGGACAGTTGTCGAACCTTGCAATACTCAAACTGAGTAACAATTCCTTCTATGGGAGTATTCCGCCGGAGCTTGGGGACTGTAAGAGCTTGATATGGTTGGATCTCAATACCAATTCCTTGAATGGATCTATTCCGCCCGCGCTTTTCAAGCAATCTGGGAATATTGCGGTGAATCTCATAAGCGGGAAGACGTATGTGTATATCAAGAATGATGGGAGCAAGGAGTGTCATGGAGCTGGGAATTTGCTTGAATTTGCGGGGATTAGTCAAGAAGAGCTTAATAGGATTTCGACCAGGAACCCCTGCAATTTTACTAGAGTATATGGAGGTAAGATTCAACCTACATTCAACCACAATGGGtctatgatttttcttgatatttccCATAACATGTTGTCGGGTAGTATTCCCAAGGAGATTGGGAGAATGTTTTATCtctatatattgaatttggGCCATAACGATTTCTCGGGAACAATTCCCCAAGAGCTTGGGGACTTGAAGAATCTCAACATTCTCGATCTCTCTAGCAATAGGCTTGAAGGGTCAATCCCACAGTCCATGACTGGCCTTTCTTTGCTCACGGAGATTGATCTGTCCAACAACCATCTCACCGGAGCGATTCCTGGAATGGGGCAGCTTGAAACGTTTCCAGCGTATAGGTTCCAGAATAATTCAGGGCTCTGTGGGTATCCTCTTGCTAAATGTGGCGAGAATCCGGACTCGAGTTCGAATTATCAGCACCAGAAGTCCCATCGGAGGCAAGCATCCCTTGCTGGGAGTGTGGCAATGGGATTGCTGTTCTCCCTCTTCTGTATCTTTGGCTTGATTATAGTTGCCATTGAAACcaagaagaggaggaaaaagaaGGAGGCAGCACTGGAGGGTTATATTGAGAGTCGTTCCCACTCGGGCACAGCCACTGTCAGCTGGAAGCTAACTGGTGCCCGTGAGGCATTAAGCATAAACCTTGCCACCTTTGAGAAGCCCCTTCGGAAGCTGACTTTTGCTGATCTTCTCGAAGCAACAAACGGCTTCCACAACGACAGCCATATTGGTAAGGGTGGTTTTGGCGATGTGTACAAGGCCCAGTTGAAAGATGGAAGCATTGTAGCCATCAAGAAACTCGTACACATTAGTGGACAGGGTGATCGGGAATTCACTGCCGAAATGGAAACCATTGGGAAAATTAAGCACAGGAATCTTGTTCCACTTCTGGGTTACTGCAAGGTTGGGGAAGAAAGGCTCTTGGTTTATGAGTACATGAGGTATGGAAGCTTGGAAGATGTTCTGCACGAGCAAAACAAAGTTGGGGTCAAGCTGAACTGGGCTGATAGGAGAAAGATTGCAATTGGGGCTGCGAGGGGATTGGCTTTTCTGCACCACAATTGTATCCCACACATCATTCACAGGGACATGAAATCGAGCAATGTCCTGCTTGATGAAAACTTGGAAGCCAGAGTCTCTGATTTTGGAATGGCCAGGCTTATGAGCGCTATGGATACCCATTTGAGCGTCAGCACTCTGGCTGGAACTCCTGGCTATGTTCCTCCTGAATACTTCCAGAGCTTTAGATGTACCACAAGAGGTGATGTTTACAGTTATGGCGTGGTCTTACTTGAGCTGTTAACCGGGAAACGACCAACAAATTCGGATGATTTTGGCGACAACAATCTTGTGGGGTGGGTTAAACAGCATGCCAAACTGAAAATCATTGATGTTTTTGATCCTGAACTCATGAAAGAGGATCCCAACCTTGAGATTGAGCTTTTACAACACTTAAGGGTCGCTTGTGCTTGCTTGGATGATCGGCCATGGCGGCGTCCCACAATGATTCAAGTCATGGCAATGTTCAAAGAAATCCAAGCAGGGTCTGGGATGGACACTCAATCTACCATTGCCACCGAAGATGGAGCTTTCAGTTCAGTAGAAATGGTAGAGATGACCATAAAAGAAGCCCCTGAACTAATCAAGCAGTAG